A stretch of Triticum aestivum cultivar Chinese Spring chromosome 1D, IWGSC CS RefSeq v2.1, whole genome shotgun sequence DNA encodes these proteins:
- the LOC123176160 gene encoding transcription repressor OFP8-like, whose product MSSTRARRSGGRQFAAGGRWRHVAVVDTGCRCRPRRPRLASFLWPSTKPPVTRSSSSSHPSSFVPSSASAHVYKHHQEPYGVTAKASALVAAKKVGSNPAKKRPEKMAAAAEEEEVGVAVEKESSDPRADFRDSMVRMVVEMGLCDSDGLRSMLRRLLALNAPRHHAAILAAFAEVCAQLASESPAPPPPAYQYTSDE is encoded by the coding sequence ATGTCATCGACGAGagcgcggcggagcggcggccggcAGTTCGCGGCGGGCGGCCGGTGGCGGCACGTGGCGGTGGTGGACACGGGGTGCCggtgccgcccgcgccgcccgaggCTGGCGTCCTTCCTCTGGCCGTCCACGAAGCCGCCGGTGAcgaggagcagcagcagctcccATCCGTCATCCTTCGtcccctcctccgcctccgcccacGTCTACAAGCACCACCAGGAGCCCTACGGGGTGACGGCAAAGGCGTCGGCGCTGGTTGCGGCGAAGAAGGTGGGCAGCAATCCGGCGAAAAAGAGGCCCgagaagatggcggcggcggccgaggaggaggaggttggggtgGCGGTGGAGAAGGAGTCGTCGGATCCGCGGGCCGACTTCCGTGACAGCATGGTGCGGATGGTGGTGGAGATGGGGCTCTGCGACTCGGACGGCCTCCGCTCCATGCTTCGCCGCCTGCTCGCCCTCAACGCGCCGCGGCACCACGCCGCCATCCTCGCTGCCTTCGCCGAGGTCTGCGCCCAGCTGGCCTCGGAgtctccagcgccgccgcctccggcgtATCAATACACGAGTGACGAGTGA